A genomic stretch from Pseudanabaena sp. ABRG5-3 includes:
- a CDS encoding Nif11-like leader peptide family natural product precursor produces the protein MAREQVARLYRAAQSDSLLKAKLNQAPDLESFVQLAQAEGYDFTVEEWKQMTNFSVEELKCHLSEIPGI, from the coding sequence ATGGCAAGAGAACAAGTGGCACGCCTTTATCGGGCAGCCCAATCCGATTCCCTCCTCAAAGCAAAGTTAAACCAAGCGCCAGATCTCGAAAGTTTTGTCCAACTTGCCCAAGCTGAGGGTTATGACTTTACGGTTGAGGAATGGAAGCAAATGACTAATTTTTCGGTTGAAGAATTAAAATGCCACCTTTCAGAAATTCCAGGTATTTGA
- a CDS encoding PAAR domain-containing protein, producing MFPAARLTDITVTGDPITAPGMPNVLIAGLPAACVGDLVAGPVVTGSIVMGSFTVLIGGRPAARVTSQVAGVNTITGIPLTTVVGMGAPTVLIGG from the coding sequence ATGTTCCCAGCAGCTCGATTGACAGATATAACAGTTACAGGCGATCCCATTACTGCCCCTGGTATGCCTAATGTATTAATTGCTGGCTTACCCGCCGCCTGTGTTGGCGATTTAGTAGCAGGTCCTGTAGTTACAGGCAGTATTGTAATGGGGTCTTTTACGGTTCTCATTGGGGGTAGACCTGCCGCCAGAGTTACTTCTCAAGTTGCGGGAGTAAATACCATTACGGGAATACCATTAACTACCGTTGTTGGTATGGGAGCGCCTACAGTACTAATTGGTGGTTAA
- a CDS encoding pentapeptide repeat-containing protein, whose amino-acid sequence MSKILQALFSAVLASIAITTSSPCLADPSSDRIQAVNRQRLIETNRCRGCNLQNTDLSDLKLMGADLSKASLQGANLRSADLRGANLQEANLTQADLSYADLRLTNFVQANLQGANLSNTHLLEASFNQSNLQEANLTDTYGDGNVDTFSLVKQFVNLEGANLLKANLTNAKLGFANFDKANLSEVNLVDANLENASLINTNLTNAKLCNTTLQDGSVNSQNCR is encoded by the coding sequence ATGAGCAAGATTTTGCAAGCATTATTTTCAGCAGTTTTGGCAAGTATTGCGATCACCACATCTTCGCCCTGCTTAGCTGATCCTAGTAGCGATCGCATCCAAGCTGTCAATCGCCAACGCCTCATCGAAACTAATCGCTGTCGGGGATGCAATTTACAAAATACCGATCTGAGTGACTTAAAACTCATGGGAGCCGATCTCAGTAAAGCCAGTCTACAGGGAGCTAATCTTCGCAGTGCCGATCTGCGAGGGGCAAACTTACAAGAAGCCAACCTCACTCAAGCTGATCTGAGTTACGCAGATCTACGCCTCACTAATTTTGTTCAAGCAAATTTACAAGGGGCAAATCTAAGTAACACCCATTTACTAGAAGCATCATTTAATCAAAGCAATCTCCAAGAAGCGAACTTAACGGATACCTATGGTGATGGCAATGTTGATACCTTTAGCCTCGTCAAGCAATTTGTTAATCTTGAGGGCGCAAATTTACTAAAAGCAAATCTCACCAATGCCAAGTTAGGCTTTGCCAATTTTGATAAGGCAAATCTTAGCGAAGTAAATCTAGTGGATGCCAATCTCGAAAATGCTTCATTAATCAATACAAATTTAACCAATGCAAAGTTGTGTAACACAACACTTCAGGATGGCTCAGTTAATAGCCAAAATTGTCGTTAA
- a CDS encoding tetratricopeptide repeat protein translates to MLYCKVTLSKPVVEDGKLGVSVILRSLFQSVKQGKRLWLLMIVLLNLPIAPTAIAQEKLQDFDYWASLCSSLVKSRKYKDAEEACNQAITLNTNEPIAWLERGDAMVGQSKYIEAVVSYDRFIKLQPNNSGALAKRCGALNELERYEDAIASCELALRLDQNWDDASPAMVWYIQGLLLKRAGKLAESLESLGLAIRSNPNYSLALSERCEVFISLDRAADALQDCDRAIKVNANWGKATPALAWKNKGKVQSQLQRFDDALFAYDKAVAIEPTNAQAWAEQGMILWRLGRYAEALASQEWALKAKEKYSLALANSCAALNQLRQYKEALAACNSALQEGDQQWDYLGPAWAWDQRANALTGLGKYEEALASANRAIALKPNHASFWGNRAATLWALGRFDLALSSTNQAIALKQNSSSAWFNHGRILASLGRTEEALKAYDNAIQGDANIGSQIFLADIWTNKSALLWRLNRFRESIVASQEAIGINPKSDTAWFNLGLALMSLDRYAEAATAYSRAIAIDLKNADYWTGRGLALLALNSNADALVALEQALKLNPNQTQALLNKPIAIERLKPKPVKP, encoded by the coding sequence ATGTTGTATTGCAAGGTAACATTATCTAAACCTGTGGTTGAGGATGGCAAATTGGGAGTGTCAGTGATCTTGCGTTCTTTGTTTCAGTCAGTCAAACAAGGCAAGCGGTTGTGGTTGCTCATGATTGTGCTGTTAAACTTGCCGATCGCACCGACGGCGATCGCTCAAGAAAAGTTACAGGATTTTGACTACTGGGCTTCGCTCTGTAGTTCTTTGGTGAAATCGCGAAAATACAAAGATGCAGAAGAGGCTTGTAATCAGGCGATTACCCTAAATACTAATGAGCCGATCGCTTGGTTAGAACGAGGAGATGCCATGGTAGGGCAATCGAAGTATATCGAAGCCGTAGTTTCCTATGATCGCTTTATTAAGTTACAGCCTAATAATTCAGGGGCTTTAGCCAAACGCTGTGGGGCCTTGAATGAATTAGAACGTTACGAAGATGCGATCGCTTCCTGTGAATTAGCGCTGCGATTGGATCAAAATTGGGATGATGCCTCCCCTGCAATGGTCTGGTATATCCAAGGGCTACTACTCAAACGTGCTGGCAAACTTGCTGAGTCCCTAGAATCTCTGGGTTTAGCAATTCGCTCAAATCCTAATTATTCCTTGGCTTTAAGTGAGCGTTGTGAAGTTTTTATTAGTCTTGATCGTGCTGCCGATGCCCTACAGGACTGCGATCGCGCAATTAAGGTAAATGCTAACTGGGGCAAAGCTACCCCAGCACTGGCGTGGAAAAATAAAGGCAAGGTGCAGAGCCAGTTACAACGTTTTGATGATGCTCTCTTTGCCTATGACAAGGCTGTAGCGATCGAACCAACCAATGCTCAGGCATGGGCTGAGCAGGGGATGATTCTCTGGCGATTGGGGCGCTATGCTGAGGCTTTAGCTTCACAGGAATGGGCGCTCAAGGCAAAGGAGAAATATTCGCTGGCTCTAGCCAACTCCTGTGCGGCACTTAATCAACTGCGTCAATATAAAGAGGCTCTCGCAGCTTGTAACTCAGCGCTCCAAGAAGGGGATCAGCAATGGGATTATTTGGGCCCTGCTTGGGCATGGGATCAAAGGGCTAATGCTTTAACAGGTTTGGGCAAATATGAAGAGGCTCTAGCTTCGGCAAATCGGGCGATCGCCTTGAAACCTAATCACGCTAGTTTTTGGGGCAATCGAGCCGCGACTCTCTGGGCCTTGGGGCGTTTTGACTTAGCCCTTTCTTCCACGAATCAGGCGATCGCCCTCAAGCAAAATTCCTCTAGTGCATGGTTTAATCATGGGCGCATCCTTGCCTCACTAGGTCGAACGGAGGAAGCTTTAAAAGCCTATGACAATGCTATCCAAGGAGATGCGAATATTGGGAGTCAGATCTTTTTAGCGGATATTTGGACAAATAAATCGGCTTTGCTGTGGCGGTTGAACCGTTTTCGTGAGTCCATTGTTGCTAGCCAAGAAGCAATAGGTATTAATCCTAAATCTGATACGGCTTGGTTTAATCTGGGCTTAGCACTGATGTCTCTCGATCGCTACGCCGAAGCGGCTACGGCCTATAGTCGGGCGATCGCGATCGATCTCAAAAATGCTGACTACTGGACAGGTCGAGGATTAGCTCTATTAGCCCTCAATAGCAATGCTGATGCGCTAGTGGCTCTTGAGCAAGCCCTGAAATTAAATCCTAATCAAACCCAAGCACTGCTCAACAAACCGATCGCGATCGAGCGTCTTAAACCTAAACCTGTAAAACCGTAG
- a CDS encoding phage tail protein yields the protein MTASGFTRANSYVTTNHFYVEMSTDSTIVACFTECTGLSAKVNYETYLEGGNNTQQKILLGHTTFSEVQLKRGVTDDLSFWNWFTATTSRRRNIRILLFNQAGETRQCWTLIGAIPVSWQAPSLQADGNAVAIEELTLAIEGLTVATTGGGAATVVTRDSTNGSFPSS from the coding sequence ATGACTGCTAGCGGATTTACAAGGGCGAATTCCTACGTTACTACCAATCATTTCTATGTAGAAATGTCAACCGATTCAACAATTGTGGCTTGTTTTACCGAATGTACGGGATTGAGTGCCAAAGTAAACTATGAAACCTATTTAGAAGGGGGGAATAATACTCAGCAAAAGATTCTTTTAGGACATACTACCTTTTCAGAAGTGCAACTCAAGCGAGGAGTCACCGATGATCTCAGCTTTTGGAATTGGTTTACTGCTACAACATCACGACGGCGCAATATTCGGATTTTACTATTCAATCAAGCAGGAGAAACAAGGCAATGCTGGACTCTTATCGGGGCGATTCCTGTTAGTTGGCAAGCCCCGTCCTTGCAAGCAGACGGTAATGCTGTGGCGATCGAGGAGTTAACTTTAGCGATCGAAGGGTTAACCGTGGCAACCACAGGTGGTGGTGCAGCTACGGTAGTTACTCGTGATTCTACCAATGGTTCTTTCCCTAGTTCTTAA
- a CDS encoding VgrG-related protein, protein MPKYIPGVSLQIDGADAPEGLLDNILQISVKESIHLSGMFTIIINNDYLSGANNPPWQYANLFAFGKKIKISFTSSITENVDFDEETTAYILEGEITAIETEFSETAQAPIIIRGYDTSHRLHRGRYSRSFQNVTDSDIVNQVIGETGIAAGTVTATTVVHDYVFQENQTNIEFLRERAARVGFELYIQDGKLNFRKPTQDQQLSLKWLKDIHSFRVRVSTAEQVSSVEVRGWDYSQKKTIVSIKNKEQVITTTDSGKGSETSTKYSIQPKMIVVDQPVFSANESDAIAQSLCDELGGEFVSADAKGEGNPKIRPGIAVKLTNMGSYSGKYYVTETHHLFRENRYTTEFTVRGLRGGDLFSILSSKTYLEPGQTMLVGIVSNNKDPKGWGRVRVKFPTLTEEHESNWARVVSVGAGPGRGFDCLPEINDEVLVAFEHGDIHRPYVIGGVWNGTDASPETVDDTVVGGKVRLRTFKTRVGHKLQFVEEDKSTIKKGVYLNTIDGHNLRLNDSEKFGELETTGGHKFRADDSNKTVSLTSTGDITVKSGTTGTAKKISVNGGEIALTGSQKITLTVGGTSIELTPSGITMRTTGTLSIQASGSISVQSAGSISASAGGALSANSGSTISVNAGATVSINGAATVGIMGGIVRLNC, encoded by the coding sequence ATGCCAAAATATATACCAGGGGTCTCACTGCAAATTGATGGAGCCGATGCTCCAGAAGGTTTACTGGACAATATTTTACAAATATCTGTCAAAGAGAGTATTCATCTCTCAGGGATGTTTACGATAATCATCAATAATGATTATTTGTCTGGGGCTAATAATCCGCCTTGGCAGTATGCCAACTTATTTGCATTCGGCAAGAAGATTAAAATTAGTTTTACTTCTAGCATTACGGAAAATGTTGATTTCGATGAAGAAACTACTGCATATATCCTAGAGGGTGAAATTACAGCGATCGAGACTGAATTCAGTGAAACGGCACAAGCACCAATAATTATTCGTGGTTATGATACTTCCCATCGTCTCCATAGAGGTCGTTATAGTCGTTCTTTCCAAAACGTTACTGATAGCGATATTGTCAACCAAGTCATTGGCGAAACTGGCATTGCGGCTGGAACTGTCACCGCTACTACAGTTGTCCATGACTATGTATTTCAAGAGAACCAGACAAATATAGAGTTTCTACGGGAACGCGCTGCAAGGGTTGGCTTTGAGCTATATATCCAAGATGGTAAGCTGAACTTTCGTAAACCGACTCAAGATCAACAACTGTCTCTCAAATGGTTAAAAGATATCCATAGCTTCCGAGTGCGTGTTTCTACCGCCGAGCAGGTTAGTTCTGTGGAAGTAAGAGGGTGGGACTATTCCCAGAAAAAAACGATTGTTTCTATAAAAAATAAAGAACAGGTCATTACTACAACTGACAGTGGAAAAGGTAGTGAAACTAGCACAAAGTATAGTATTCAGCCCAAAATGATTGTTGTTGATCAGCCTGTTTTTAGCGCGAATGAATCTGATGCGATCGCCCAGTCGCTATGTGATGAATTAGGCGGAGAATTTGTGAGTGCGGATGCCAAGGGTGAAGGAAATCCTAAGATCAGACCAGGGATAGCAGTGAAACTTACCAATATGGGCAGCTATAGTGGTAAGTACTATGTTACAGAAACTCATCATTTATTTCGGGAGAATCGATACACTACTGAATTCACGGTCAGGGGATTACGTGGAGGCGATCTCTTTTCTATTTTGTCATCCAAAACTTACCTAGAGCCGGGGCAAACTATGTTAGTGGGAATAGTAAGTAATAACAAAGACCCTAAAGGATGGGGAAGAGTCAGGGTGAAGTTCCCAACTTTAACGGAGGAGCATGAAAGCAATTGGGCTAGAGTCGTTAGTGTAGGAGCAGGTCCAGGGAGAGGATTTGATTGCTTACCTGAGATCAATGATGAAGTGTTAGTAGCCTTTGAGCATGGCGATATTCATCGTCCCTATGTGATTGGTGGCGTATGGAATGGAACCGATGCATCACCTGAAACCGTAGATGATACTGTAGTTGGTGGAAAAGTCCGCTTACGCACTTTTAAAACTCGTGTTGGGCATAAGCTTCAGTTTGTTGAAGAGGATAAAAGCACTATCAAAAAAGGAGTTTATCTTAATACTATTGATGGGCATAATTTACGGCTAAATGATAGTGAGAAATTTGGAGAACTAGAAACCACTGGTGGTCATAAGTTTCGTGCTGATGATAGTAATAAAACGGTGAGCTTAACTTCTACTGGCGATATTACTGTTAAATCTGGCACTACTGGCACTGCCAAGAAAATTAGTGTTAATGGCGGAGAAATTGCTTTAACTGGAAGTCAAAAAATAACTTTGACTGTAGGAGGAACTAGTATAGAGCTAACTCCGAGTGGAATTACAATGAGAACTACTGGTACTCTCAGTATTCAAGCTAGTGGTTCTATAAGCGTCCAGTCTGCTGGGTCTATCTCTGCAAGTGCAGGAGGCGCTTTAAGTGCTAACTCAGGTTCTACAATTAGTGTAAATGCAGGTGCGACAGTTAGTATTAATGGTGCAGCAACTGTAGGTATTATGGGGGGAATTGTTCGCTTGAATTGCTAA
- a CDS encoding substrate-binding domain-containing protein, with product MATKAPNIWQKLWKRITDIWGQFTSSIDALIGNRFFEFLNKIVPPPLRFLLPFLKDDLGIVTPSLSTFKGIGVPEKSETKEILKEITIEQRVGTIWQIKPQFLRYQCQESNPFRCEFPHETIVDNPNNKYCKKCQFPAALPPEVTVRGRKGVYQVDNYIGLRGSGRLYNATNISDGESFLFKEYVIPKKYFNEQEIRECKRNFEASSELKLLDGRVQDSRLVTPIEAIADSREERCYVILPQTDNAITLADYLATHGAMNSWQVKSFLNQVLQTLESLHSQKYRLRSGAIASELPHGNLTFYSISIRNNFQGFTVYLQDLALWEDRFSATDNQTVVYSISRDLEDLGYIAFYLLQGGVIDLENRYCLNPHDVNHWGDKVNFGLKKFIQNLIGFGESSYASAEIARRALLRINIEREAVIEFVEQQEEVELEKKKKWGWLTKKAIAIFVGVLLLFLLAFLLYWWFTQPPKPANLNFPCCISQISDIPEGKFTYTSDKNGTWNYTLLQKNLIAKGSNLEEELQKSQPKLQLTYQPVSDDQSVIKQLQSNQADFGISSVISNSGGNFITQDIAYDGLTIFVAFSYAQRNNSLPNALQGRITFEQLRQIYTGEIINWRQLGGPNLPVKLYMPLDQESVQIFEKRVLKDETAIATFRQLAQEGNNGITALSTFDSLRQVIQDFEDRNIGSISFGSISQVFGQCSVYPLALADDQKSFVSPLILPTGLPVATDIDLCNEKGNYVQNYTAFINQTYPLAYPISVVYTRDNRRTPIAERFVAIMKTEEAQNLLKQTGLIPLKFPIKRLSGK from the coding sequence ATGGCAACAAAGGCTCCAAATATTTGGCAAAAACTGTGGAAACGAATCACTGATATTTGGGGACAGTTTACTAGTTCGATCGATGCTCTGATCGGCAATCGGTTTTTTGAATTTTTAAATAAAATAGTTCCGCCCCCATTACGATTTCTACTGCCTTTTCTCAAGGATGATTTGGGGATTGTGACTCCTTCACTCTCGACTTTTAAGGGGATTGGCGTTCCTGAAAAGAGCGAAACTAAGGAGATCCTAAAAGAAATTACCATTGAGCAACGTGTAGGGACAATTTGGCAAATTAAGCCTCAATTTTTACGCTATCAATGTCAAGAATCTAATCCCTTTCGTTGTGAATTTCCCCATGAGACAATTGTAGACAATCCCAATAATAAATATTGTAAAAAATGTCAGTTTCCTGCGGCTCTACCTCCTGAAGTAACTGTGCGTGGGCGCAAAGGAGTCTATCAAGTTGATAATTACATTGGGCTTCGCGGTAGTGGTAGGCTTTACAATGCTACCAATATATCGGATGGTGAATCTTTTCTATTTAAGGAATATGTAATTCCCAAAAAATATTTTAATGAGCAAGAAATAAGGGAATGTAAGCGCAATTTTGAAGCTTCATCAGAGCTTAAATTATTAGACGGGAGAGTACAGGATTCGCGTCTAGTTACGCCCATCGAAGCGATCGCCGATAGTCGAGAGGAAAGATGCTATGTGATTTTGCCACAAACAGACAATGCGATTACCCTTGCTGATTATTTGGCAACCCATGGAGCAATGAATAGCTGGCAGGTAAAATCTTTTCTCAATCAAGTATTACAAACCCTTGAATCTTTACATTCACAGAAATACCGACTACGCTCTGGGGCGATCGCTTCGGAGCTACCCCACGGAAATTTAACTTTTTACAGTATTTCGATTAGAAATAACTTTCAAGGATTTACTGTCTATTTGCAGGATTTAGCATTATGGGAAGATCGTTTCTCGGCTACAGATAACCAAACAGTGGTCTATTCAATTAGCCGTGATCTGGAGGATTTGGGATATATTGCTTTCTACCTATTACAAGGTGGGGTGATCGATCTAGAAAATCGATATTGTCTCAATCCCCATGATGTAAACCACTGGGGCGATAAGGTCAATTTTGGGCTAAAAAAATTCATCCAAAATTTAATTGGGTTTGGTGAATCTAGCTATGCCAGTGCAGAGATAGCTCGTCGTGCATTGCTGCGGATAAACATTGAACGTGAAGCAGTGATCGAATTTGTAGAACAACAAGAGGAAGTAGAACTAGAGAAAAAGAAGAAATGGGGATGGTTAACTAAAAAAGCGATCGCAATTTTTGTAGGAGTGCTGCTGTTATTCCTCTTGGCATTTTTACTATATTGGTGGTTTACGCAGCCGCCGAAGCCTGCTAACCTCAACTTCCCCTGTTGCATTAGTCAAATATCTGACATTCCTGAAGGGAAATTCACCTATACATCTGATAAGAACGGCACATGGAACTATACGCTTTTGCAAAAGAACTTAATTGCCAAAGGTTCCAATCTGGAAGAGGAGTTACAAAAAAGTCAGCCAAAACTACAACTTACCTATCAACCCGTAAGTGATGATCAATCAGTAATTAAGCAACTGCAATCAAATCAAGCAGATTTTGGAATTTCTAGTGTGATTAGCAATTCGGGCGGTAACTTTATTACTCAGGACATTGCCTATGATGGCTTGACTATATTTGTTGCCTTTAGTTATGCTCAGCGCAATAACAGTCTTCCTAATGCTTTGCAGGGCAGGATTACCTTTGAGCAATTGCGACAAATATATACAGGAGAAATTATTAACTGGAGACAGTTAGGTGGTCCCAATTTACCTGTAAAGCTTTATATGCCTCTAGATCAAGAATCTGTGCAGATTTTTGAAAAACGTGTCCTCAAGGATGAAACGGCGATCGCTACTTTTCGACAGCTTGCCCAAGAGGGGAATAATGGAATTACCGCATTATCGACTTTTGATTCACTGCGACAGGTTATTCAAGACTTTGAGGATCGCAATATCGGTAGTATTTCCTTTGGCTCCATCAGTCAAGTTTTTGGACAATGTTCTGTTTATCCATTGGCTTTAGCTGATGATCAGAAATCTTTCGTTTCACCCTTAATTCTGCCAACAGGTTTGCCTGTTGCTACCGATATTGATTTATGTAATGAAAAGGGGAATTATGTCCAAAATTACACCGCTTTCATTAATCAAACCTATCCCCTTGCCTATCCTATTTCTGTTGTTTATACCCGTGACAATCGGCGTACTCCGATCGCAGAAAGATTTGTAGCAATCATGAAAACCGAAGAAGCCCAAAATTTGCTAAAACAAACTGGCTTGATCCCATTAAAATTTCCTATTAAGAGACTCTCAGGAAAATAA
- a CDS encoding GPW/gp25 family protein produces MSEANQSRDYIGRGLSFPLRINVQGELKTDSGDRNLEEAIAIILNTKLGERVYRPNFGSRLSDLAFAPMNPQTILLARVYVEEALNRWEPRIRVTGVFAEPDPIKGRLDLKILYQLKDGHDTRSMVYPFYLLGK; encoded by the coding sequence ATGTCAGAAGCTAATCAATCTAGGGATTACATTGGGAGAGGGCTTTCATTTCCATTGAGAATAAATGTTCAAGGTGAACTAAAAACTGATAGCGGCGATCGCAATTTGGAAGAGGCGATCGCCATAATTTTGAATACGAAACTAGGTGAGAGGGTATATCGTCCTAATTTTGGTAGCCGTTTATCGGATTTGGCTTTTGCCCCGATGAATCCACAGACGATTTTGCTAGCGAGGGTCTATGTGGAAGAAGCCTTAAATCGATGGGAACCACGTATTCGGGTTACAGGGGTTTTTGCCGAACCTGATCCGATTAAAGGTCGTCTCGATCTCAAAATTTTATATCAACTCAAAGATGGACATGATACTCGTAGCATGGTGTATCCGTTTTATCTATTAGGTAAGTAG
- a CDS encoding putative baseplate assembly protein, with protein sequence MTREFDFLPNLPKSDLDDRTFAELVNECLLRIPRYCPEWTNYNPSDPGVTLIELFAWLTDQMLMRFNQVPRRNYVAFLELLGIRLQAPAPSQTEVTFYLSASLPEAYTIPAGSEVATLRTEDEEAIIFSTDHPLVIAKPRIAHLLAAPTTQEKPEYLRDLLQDVWTEDPEQEWSGQEIALFSDPPQPNNCFYVVFDENQPIDGNVIALKFKGESATTTGINPNNPPRYWEAWDGYVWQPVLLKDSDDRTKGFSFSELANEGINPLQGAEIIFHVPLTWNVSQFSTYRGRWLRCSYVELTGNQAGYSRSPHIIGMSARAIGGTVTVTQCHAITNEVVGESNGKAGQVFYLLNKPVLPRKEDEYLLITPPVGLPQIWHEVENFSESGANDLHYVIDSTSGMIQFGPFVQAPNYQSQHTLQRMRLQGEPMQRVLPDGMSKIAINSDSNQNLNSRSSGNQYGAIPPKGSVIQMVKYRTGGGFRGNVQKGSIQIAKNAIPYVASLTNHLSACNGADAESLDDVAIRVPKMLKTRDRAVNQSDFEYLTLIAGEGAVARVLCTPAKRREDAGIVKLLIVPRVRTEGIDQGQGIAPEQFVLTPQLSDRILNYLDERKMLGVQIQLEPPKYVGVCVQTEIALEATYSNPLVQQDIVRNLKVMLYRFLNPINGGVQGQGWEFGRPVYPSDIVKLLQNVQGVRFLGTVQLFELRYENGEWVRRLSPQPIIDPSPTGLICSWRSPRFRSSHVINIV encoded by the coding sequence ATGACAAGAGAGTTTGATTTTCTCCCTAATTTGCCAAAATCTGATCTTGACGATCGCACATTTGCAGAATTAGTGAATGAATGTCTGCTGAGAATTCCTAGATATTGTCCTGAATGGACAAATTATAACCCTAGCGATCCTGGGGTGACATTGATCGAGCTATTTGCTTGGTTAACCGATCAAATGTTGATGAGGTTTAATCAGGTTCCAAGACGGAATTACGTTGCCTTTTTAGAATTACTTGGTATTCGGCTCCAAGCCCCCGCACCTTCGCAGACAGAAGTGACTTTTTATTTGAGTGCCTCTCTGCCTGAAGCCTATACCATTCCTGCGGGGAGTGAAGTTGCGACCTTACGCACAGAGGATGAAGAGGCAATTATTTTTAGTACTGATCACCCACTTGTGATTGCTAAACCGCGCATTGCTCATCTCTTAGCCGCACCCACAACGCAGGAAAAACCAGAATATTTACGCGATCTCTTGCAAGATGTCTGGACAGAAGATCCTGAACAGGAATGGTCTGGGCAGGAAATAGCACTATTTAGCGATCCGCCACAGCCAAACAACTGTTTTTATGTAGTCTTTGATGAAAATCAACCGATTGACGGAAATGTCATTGCCCTCAAATTTAAAGGAGAATCAGCAACTACTACAGGGATTAATCCCAATAATCCCCCAAGGTATTGGGAAGCATGGGATGGATATGTCTGGCAGCCTGTGTTGTTAAAGGATAGTGACGATCGCACTAAGGGGTTTAGCTTTAGTGAATTGGCAAATGAGGGGATTAATCCTTTACAAGGAGCCGAAATTATTTTTCATGTACCGTTAACTTGGAATGTGTCACAGTTCTCTACCTATCGGGGACGTTGGCTCCGATGTAGCTATGTAGAACTAACGGGAAACCAAGCGGGCTATAGCCGATCGCCCCATATTATCGGAATGAGTGCCCGTGCGATCGGGGGAACGGTGACGGTGACGCAATGCCATGCCATTACCAATGAAGTTGTGGGCGAGAGTAATGGCAAAGCGGGACAGGTTTTCTATTTACTAAATAAACCTGTTTTACCAAGAAAAGAGGATGAATACTTACTAATTACGCCGCCTGTGGGATTACCGCAAATATGGCATGAGGTGGAGAATTTTTCGGAGTCGGGAGCTAATGATTTGCATTATGTGATTGATTCCACCTCTGGCATGATCCAGTTTGGTCCTTTTGTGCAAGCACCGAATTATCAGAGTCAACATACTTTACAACGCATGAGACTCCAAGGTGAGCCAATGCAAAGGGTACTGCCCGATGGTATGAGTAAGATCGCGATTAATAGTGACTCCAATCAAAACCTCAATTCCCGATCAAGTGGTAATCAGTATGGAGCGATACCGCCTAAAGGATCAGTCATTCAAATGGTGAAATATCGCACTGGTGGAGGCTTTCGCGGTAATGTGCAGAAGGGAAGTATTCAAATTGCTAAAAATGCAATTCCCTATGTGGCAAGTCTCACCAATCATTTATCCGCTTGCAATGGAGCAGATGCCGAATCCCTTGATGATGTTGCCATCCGTGTTCCGAAAATGCTAAAGACTCGCGATCGCGCTGTGAATCAATCGGATTTTGAATATTTGACGCTCATTGCGGGGGAAGGTGCAGTGGCAAGGGTTCTCTGTACACCTGCCAAACGAAGGGAAGATGCAGGTATTGTTAAGCTGTTAATCGTGCCGAGGGTCAGAACAGAAGGTATTGATCAGGGACAGGGGATTGCACCCGAACAATTTGTTTTAACTCCACAATTAAGCGATCGCATTTTGAATTATCTCGATGAACGCAAGATGCTAGGGGTGCAGATTCAATTGGAACCACCAAAATATGTGGGTGTATGCGTACAGACAGAAATTGCCCTTGAAGCAACCTATAGTAATCCTCTGGTACAACAGGATATCGTTCGCAATTTGAAAGTAATGCTATATCGTTTTCTCAATCCCATTAATGGAGGTGTGCAAGGACAAGGTTGGGAATTTGGTCGCCCTGTCTATCCTTCTGATATTGTCAAACTATTGCAAAATGTACAGGGAGTGAGATTTTTAGGCACAGTACAGTTATTTGAACTGCGCTATGAAAATGGCGAATGGGTGCGAAGACTTTCCCCACAGCCAATTATTGACCCCAGCCCAACGGGTTTAATATGTTCTTGGCGTAGTCCAAGGTTCCGATCTAGCCATGTAATTAACATTGTATAG